In the genome of Methylomagnum ishizawai, the window CCATGACCCATCCCGACGGGATGCAAATCCGCGTCACCCGCCAGGAACTCGGGCGTTTGGTGGGTTGTTCCAGGGAAATGGCGGGACGGGTGCTGAAGAATCTGGAGGAGCAGGGTTTGGTGACGGTGAAGGGCAAGACTATAGTGGTCTTGGGTGCCCGGTAGGTGGGCCATGGGCGGGTTTTCCCACGGCCCGGCGCGACGATCACTCCTTGGCGGCGCGGGCGATCAATGCGCTAAGCATCAGGCTCAGGGCCAATACCAGGAAAATCGCTTGTCCTACGATCATGGCAACCTCCATGTGAGTAGCCGGGGTTTCAAACGCACCGGGAAATGCCTTCCCGGTTCAAACCCTGACTTCCGCCGATTCCCCAAGGTTCCCAGCGGAGAACGCTCCCCATGCCGGTTTTTGTCGTGGGCGGGATCAATCGGGAGGGGGGGCTGTCATCGGCGGATTGAACCATCGTTCCCGCCTTGATCCAGTGCTTCCCGGTAGACGGCGTAATTCCCCGCCACCATCCGCTCCACCGAAAACCGCTCCACCGCCAAGCGCCGCCCGGCCTCGCCGAATTCCCGGCGGCGATCTGGATGGTCCAGCAAATCCAGCAGATATCCGCTCAGGGCCGCGCTATCGCCCGGCTCGATCAAATAGCCATTCACGCCGGGATGGACGATCTCGGGCATCCCGCCCGCCCGCGCCGCGACCAGGGGCACGCCGCAGGCGGCGGTTTCCAGCAGCGCCACGCCCAGGCCTTCCATCCAGGCCGGATGCGCCACCACATCCAGGCAGGGAATGACCCGGTGCATGTCGATGCGGTAGCCCGCGAACATCACCTTGCTCTCCAAACCCCGCGTTTGCACCATGCGCCGCAATTCCGGCTCCAATGGCCCTTTGCCGAACAGCAGCACCCGGATAGCGGGATGCCGGGCCAAAACCGCGGGCAGGGCGTCGAACAGCACTTCGTGGCCTTTGCGCGGAATCATCTGGGCGACGACGCCGATCAGGACGCAATCCTCGGTCAAGCCTAATTCGCGCCGGAACGCGCCGCGCTCGCCGCCGGGTTGGTAGTGTCCGGTATCGACCGCGCTGGGCACGCAGACCAGTTGGGCCTCCGGCACGCCATGGGCCAGCATTACCTGGCGGATGCCCTCGGAAATGGTGACGATGCGCCGGAACAGCGGGAACCGGAACTTAAGGTCGATCCAATGCGGGGGATTGTCCACCCGGCGGCTATGGACCATGGGGATGTTTTCCAACTTCCCGGCCAGGGCCGTCAGGAAACCGCCGATGCGGCTGTGGACATGCAGGAGGTCGGGCTTTTCC includes:
- a CDS encoding glycosyltransferase, encoding MKTIHIDLGRHLYGGGRQVVHLLEGLAALPGEPVLVCREGSELSRAVRNPAVRVRTLPFGGDLDLAWTGRLRRLIREEKPDLLHVHSRIGGFLTALAGKLENIPMVHSRRVDNPPHWIDLKFRFPLFRRIVTISEGIRQVMLAHGVPEAQLVCVPSAVDTGHYQPGGERGAFRRELGLTEDCVLIGVVAQMIPRKGHEVLFDALPAVLARHPAIRVLLFGKGPLEPELRRMVQTRGLESKVMFAGYRIDMHRVIPCLDVVAHPAWMEGLGVALLETAACGVPLVAARAGGMPEIVHPGVNGYLIEPGDSAALSGYLLDLLDHPDRRREFGEAGRRLAVERFSVERMVAGNYAVYREALDQGGNDGSIRR